A genomic segment from Mus caroli chromosome 17, CAROLI_EIJ_v1.1, whole genome shotgun sequence encodes:
- the Ppp1r18 gene encoding phostensin isoform X1, which yields MTAIPDWKLQLLARRRQEEAAVRGREKAERDRLSQMPAWKRGILERRRAKLGLPPGEGSPVPGNAEAGPPDPDESAVLLEAIGPVHQNRFIQQERQRQQQQQQRNEVLGDRKAGPLEVLERRSSPGNLRDQSPKGRESREERLSPRESRDRRLVIGGAQESSSRSLRDWRQSPAEARDLSSRPAEAQKWRLSPGETPEESLRLSGSGDDSPKRKEVLENILSPREPGDQKGSSTDVHKWNLDSREPQKQSLLQLEATEWRLKSSEERKNYLEGCGREEEKLSSGIVPDQSPVTKEVQDITSSEVETAEQRPTESWKWTLNSGKARERTPWDIDTQTQKPDPPASSEKHPGPSGVEAEEEAEKEEAEAQSRPLRAQQNLCSGPSPLPPEHSGTEDSRQQEEEAAEPRPPTAAPLSPPPSAPTAPQPSGDPLMSRLFYGVKPGPGVGAPRRSGHTFTVNPRRCAPPASPAPPVNPATADAAGSGSGKKRYPTAEEILVLGGYLRLSRSCLVKGSPERHHKQLKISFSETALETTYQYPSESSVLEDLGPEPETPIAPLATQPDDEEEEEEEELLLQPGLQGGLRTKALIVDESCRR from the exons ATGACCGCTATCCCAGATTGGAAGCTACAGTTGCTAGCCcggcggaggcaggaggaggcagcggTTCGTGGCCGCGAGAAAGCAGAACGGGATCGCTTGTCCCAGATGCCAGCCTGGAAGAGGGGAATCCTGGAACGACGCAGAGCCAAGTTGGGCCTGCCTCCTGGAGAGGGGAGCCCTGTGCCTGGGAATGCTGAGGCTGGACCTCCAGACCCAGATGAATCTGCTGTCCTTTTGGAGGCTATTGGACCAGTACATCAGAATCGATTCATCCAACAGGAGCgacagcggcagcagcagcagcagcagcgaaaCGAGGTGCTTGGTGATAGGAAGGCTGGGCCTCTGGAGGTTCTAGAAAGGAGATCCAGTCCTGGTAATTTAAGGGATCAGAGCCCTAAGGGAAGAGAGTCCAGAGAAGAGAGGCTAAGTCCCCGGGAGTCCAGAGATAGGAGGCTGGTGATAGGGGGAGCCCAAGAGTCAAGTTCGAGGTCTCTTCGAGACTGGAGGCAgagcccagcagaggccagagacctgagttccagaccagcagaGGCTCAGAAATGGAGGCTGAGCCCTGGAGAAACTCCAGAGGAGAGTCTGAGATTATCGGGTTCTGGAGATGACAGTCCCAAGAGAAAAGAGGTGTTGGAAAACATTCTGAGCCCTAGGGAGCCTGGAGACCAGAAGGGCAGCTCGACAGACGTCCATAAATGGAATCTTGACTCAAGAGAACCCCAGAAACAGAGCTTGTTACAGCTGGAGGCCACAGAGTGGAGGCTGAAGTCCAGCGAAGAGAGAAAAAACTACTTGGAGGggtgtgggagagaggaagagaaattgaGTTCAGGGATTGTTCCAGACCAGTCTCCAGTGACAAAGGAGGTTCAAGACATCACCTCGAGCGAAGTGGAGACTGCTGAGCAGAGGCCCACTGAAAGCTGGAAATGGACCCTAAACTCTGGGAAGGCTCGAGAACGGACGCCCTGGGACATAGATACACAAACGCAGAAGCCAGATCCTCCAGCATCTTCAGAGAAGCACCCAGGACCTTCTGGTGTGGAGGCTGAAGAGGAGGCTGAGAAGGAGGAGGCGGAGGCTCAGAGCAGGCCTCTGAGAGCCCAGCAGAACCTCTGCTctgggccctcccccctcccaccagAGCACTCTGGGACGGAAGACTCaagacagcaggaagaggaagcGGCAGAACCCCGGCCCCCAACAGCAGCccctctgtctcccccaccctcGGCCCCAACTGCCCCCCAACCCTCTGGGGATCCCCTCATGAGCCGTCTGTTCTATGGGGTGAAACCAGGACCGGGGGTGGGGGCCCCCCGCCGCAGTGGACACACCTTCACTGTCAACCCACGGAGGTGTGCGCCCCCTGCCAGCCCAGCccctccagtcaaccctgctacAGCTGATGCTGCAGGGTCTGGATCTGGGAAGAAGCGGTACCCAACTGCAGAGGAGATCTTGGTGCTGGGGGGCTACCTCCGTCTCAGCCGCAGCTGCCTTGTCAAGGGGTCCCCTGAAAGACATCACAAACAG cTCAAGATCTCCTTTAGTGAGACAGCCCTGGAGACCACATACCAATACCCTTCTGAGAGCTCGGTACTGGAGGATCTAGGCCCGGAGCCTGAGACCCCCATTGCCCCCTTAGCAACCCAGCCTGacgatgaggaggaggaggaagaggaggagttgcttctgcagcctgggCTCCAGGGCGGCCTGCGCACCAAGGCCCTAATCGTGG ATGAGTCCTGCCGGCGGTGA
- the Nrm gene encoding nurim: MAPALLLVPAALASFILAFGTGVEFVRFTSLRPLLGGIPESGGPDARHGWLAALQDRNILASLAWDLCLLLLFVVQHSFMATEAVKAWTSRYFGVLQRSLYVACTALALQLVMRYWETTPRGPVLWEARAEPWATWVPLLCFVLHVVSWLLIFSILLVFDYAELMGLKQVYYHVLGLGEPLSLKSPRALRLFSHLRHPVCVELLTVLWVVPTLGTDRLLLALLFTLYLGLAHGLDQQDLRYLRSQLQRKLQLLSRPQDGGAE, from the exons ATGGCCCCCGCGCTGCTGCTGGTTCCTGCGGCCCTCGCCTCCTTCATCCTGGCCTTTGGCACCGGAGTGGAATTCGTGCGCTTCACCTCCCTGAGGCCGCTGCTTGGAGGGATCCCGGAGTCTGGCGGTCCGG ATGCCCGCCACGGGTGGTTGGCTGCCCTGCAGGACCGGAACATTCTTGCCTCTTTGGCTTGGGATCTATGTCTGCTGCTACTGTTTGTGGTACAGCACAGCTTTATGGCAACTGAGGCAGTGAAGGCGTGGACATCCCGGTACTTTGGTGTCCTTCAGAGGTCGCTCTATGTGGCATGCACCGCCCTGGCCTTGCAG TTGGTGATGCGGTACTGGGAGACTACACCCAGAGGCCCAGTGTTGTGGGAGGCTCGGGCTGAACCATGGGCCACCTGGGTACCTCTCCTCTGCTTTGTGCTCCACGTTGTTTCCTGGCTCCTCATCTTTAGCATCCTTCTGGTCTTTGACTACGCTGAACTGATGGGCCTCAAGCAG GTTTATTACCATGTGCTGGGACTGGGTGAGCCTCTGTCTCTGAAGTCTCCTCGGGCTCTGAGACTCTTTTCTCACCTTCGACACCCAGTGTGTGTGGAGCTGCTGACTGTGCTGTGGGTGGTCCCCACCTTGGGCACTGATCGGCTCCTCCTGGCTCTTCTCTTTACCCTCTACCTGGGCTTGGCTCATGGGCTTGACCAGCAAGATCTCCGCTACCTTCGGTCTCAGCTACAAAGAAAACTCCAGcttctctccagaccccaggATGGGGGAGCAGAGTGA
- the Ppp1r18 gene encoding phostensin isoform X2, whose amino-acid sequence MTAIPDWKLQLLARRRQEEAAVRGREKAERDRLSQMPAWKRGILERRRAKLGLPPGEGSPVPGNAEAGPPDPDESAVLLEAIGPVHQNRFIQQERQRQQQQQQRNEVLGDRKAGPLEVLERRSSPGNLRDQSPKGRESREERLSPRESRDRRLVIGGAQESSSRSLRDWRQSPAEARDLSSRPAEAQKWRLSPGETPEESLRLSGSGDDSPKRKEVLENILSPREPGDQKGSSTDVHKWNLDSREPQKQSLLQLEATEWRLKSSEERKNYLEGCGREEEKLSSGIVPDQSPVTKEVQDITSSEVETAEQRPTESWKWTLNSGKARERTPWDIDTQTQKPDPPASSEKHPGPSGVEAEEEAEKEEAEAQSRPLRAQQNLCSGPSPLPPEHSGTEDSRQQEEEAAEPRPPTAAPLSPPPSAPTAPQPSGDPLMSRLFYGVKPGPGVGAPRRSGHTFTVNPRRCAPPASPAPPVNPATADAAGSGSGKKRYPTAEEILVLGGYLRLSRSCLVKGSPERHHKQLKISFSETALETTYQYPSESSVLEDLGPEPETPIAPLATQPDDEEEEEEEELLLQPGLQGGLRTKALIVGKRLRRGWRRAPPGVRGVVVL is encoded by the exons ATGACCGCTATCCCAGATTGGAAGCTACAGTTGCTAGCCcggcggaggcaggaggaggcagcggTTCGTGGCCGCGAGAAAGCAGAACGGGATCGCTTGTCCCAGATGCCAGCCTGGAAGAGGGGAATCCTGGAACGACGCAGAGCCAAGTTGGGCCTGCCTCCTGGAGAGGGGAGCCCTGTGCCTGGGAATGCTGAGGCTGGACCTCCAGACCCAGATGAATCTGCTGTCCTTTTGGAGGCTATTGGACCAGTACATCAGAATCGATTCATCCAACAGGAGCgacagcggcagcagcagcagcagcagcgaaaCGAGGTGCTTGGTGATAGGAAGGCTGGGCCTCTGGAGGTTCTAGAAAGGAGATCCAGTCCTGGTAATTTAAGGGATCAGAGCCCTAAGGGAAGAGAGTCCAGAGAAGAGAGGCTAAGTCCCCGGGAGTCCAGAGATAGGAGGCTGGTGATAGGGGGAGCCCAAGAGTCAAGTTCGAGGTCTCTTCGAGACTGGAGGCAgagcccagcagaggccagagacctgagttccagaccagcagaGGCTCAGAAATGGAGGCTGAGCCCTGGAGAAACTCCAGAGGAGAGTCTGAGATTATCGGGTTCTGGAGATGACAGTCCCAAGAGAAAAGAGGTGTTGGAAAACATTCTGAGCCCTAGGGAGCCTGGAGACCAGAAGGGCAGCTCGACAGACGTCCATAAATGGAATCTTGACTCAAGAGAACCCCAGAAACAGAGCTTGTTACAGCTGGAGGCCACAGAGTGGAGGCTGAAGTCCAGCGAAGAGAGAAAAAACTACTTGGAGGggtgtgggagagaggaagagaaattgaGTTCAGGGATTGTTCCAGACCAGTCTCCAGTGACAAAGGAGGTTCAAGACATCACCTCGAGCGAAGTGGAGACTGCTGAGCAGAGGCCCACTGAAAGCTGGAAATGGACCCTAAACTCTGGGAAGGCTCGAGAACGGACGCCCTGGGACATAGATACACAAACGCAGAAGCCAGATCCTCCAGCATCTTCAGAGAAGCACCCAGGACCTTCTGGTGTGGAGGCTGAAGAGGAGGCTGAGAAGGAGGAGGCGGAGGCTCAGAGCAGGCCTCTGAGAGCCCAGCAGAACCTCTGCTctgggccctcccccctcccaccagAGCACTCTGGGACGGAAGACTCaagacagcaggaagaggaagcGGCAGAACCCCGGCCCCCAACAGCAGCccctctgtctcccccaccctcGGCCCCAACTGCCCCCCAACCCTCTGGGGATCCCCTCATGAGCCGTCTGTTCTATGGGGTGAAACCAGGACCGGGGGTGGGGGCCCCCCGCCGCAGTGGACACACCTTCACTGTCAACCCACGGAGGTGTGCGCCCCCTGCCAGCCCAGCccctccagtcaaccctgctacAGCTGATGCTGCAGGGTCTGGATCTGGGAAGAAGCGGTACCCAACTGCAGAGGAGATCTTGGTGCTGGGGGGCTACCTCCGTCTCAGCCGCAGCTGCCTTGTCAAGGGGTCCCCTGAAAGACATCACAAACAG cTCAAGATCTCCTTTAGTGAGACAGCCCTGGAGACCACATACCAATACCCTTCTGAGAGCTCGGTACTGGAGGATCTAGGCCCGGAGCCTGAGACCCCCATTGCCCCCTTAGCAACCCAGCCTGacgatgaggaggaggaggaagaggaggagttgcttctgcagcctgggCTCCAGGGCGGCCTGCGCACCAAGGCCCTAATCGTGGGTAAGCGGCTGCGGCGTGGTTGGCGGAGAGCGCCCCCTGGTGTCCGTGGTGTGGTGGTACTTTGA